In Propionicimonas paludicola, a single window of DNA contains:
- a CDS encoding glycoside hydrolase family 3 C-terminal domain-containing protein: MADQDHSEHRAEAQQVVVKLSRATKIGLLSGADYWHTKGLPEHGISPIMVTDGPHGLRKQLGKADHAGLSDSVPATCFPTASALGSTWDVALLEEVGVALGRECRIADVAVLLGPGLNIKRHPAGGRNFEYFSEDPLLSGKAAAAMVRGIQSAGVGACVKHFAANNQEDFRMRLDTIIDERTLRELYLTGFEIAVTEGRPWTVMSSYNQVNGEHTGESRRLLTDILREEWGFDGLVMSDWLAVADRPAGVAAGMELEMPSSHGAWDARVSAALDSGALSEAALDRACVRVIELLLRAAAGRGAGELFERLDKDAHHQLARRAAAAGTVLLTNDGLLPLAPSGRVALIGAFAEHPRYQGAGSSLVQPTQLDTVLDALRERLGEAAELDYVPGYDPETGQTSAAQLARAAASAAAADQVILLVGLPAAYESEGFDRDDLRLPQGQDAIVRTVLAANPRTAVVVIAGAPVELDWADQPAALVFGYLGGQAAGSALVDVLLGDVEPGGRLAESFPVAVAQLPAQDNFRSHPTQVQYRECLNVGYRFHDSFGIAPRFCFGHGLGYTSFAYSDLEVSGVGTEWEVAFTLTNTGERAGAEVVQLYVHDVEACVARPEQELKAFSKVWLEPGESVPVRLSLGRRAFAVYDVPAADWLVEAGEFELRVGASSRDVRLRATIRVDSLDRVTPAVIPAAALATGNEFTALCGRPLPAPRPLLPLHLDSTLAELQLRPLGRPLYRLLRVVAGQVISPEDEGSTPETLDRMIGQMPLRALITYAEGRLSLPALQMLIRLLNLGWPQPTR; this comes from the coding sequence ATGGCGGATCAGGACCACAGTGAGCACCGGGCCGAGGCGCAGCAGGTAGTGGTGAAGCTGAGCCGGGCCACCAAGATCGGGCTGCTGTCCGGGGCCGACTACTGGCACACCAAGGGGCTGCCCGAGCACGGCATCTCGCCGATCATGGTCACCGACGGTCCGCACGGGTTGCGCAAGCAGCTCGGCAAGGCCGATCACGCCGGGCTGTCCGACTCGGTACCGGCCACCTGCTTCCCGACCGCCTCCGCGCTCGGCTCGACCTGGGACGTCGCGCTGCTCGAAGAGGTCGGTGTCGCACTCGGCCGGGAGTGCCGGATCGCCGACGTCGCCGTCCTGCTCGGCCCGGGCCTGAACATCAAGCGGCATCCGGCCGGCGGACGCAACTTCGAGTACTTCTCCGAGGACCCGCTGCTGTCCGGGAAGGCGGCCGCCGCCATGGTGCGCGGCATCCAGTCGGCGGGGGTTGGCGCGTGCGTGAAGCACTTCGCCGCCAACAACCAAGAAGACTTCCGGATGCGACTGGACACCATCATCGACGAGCGGACCCTGCGCGAGCTGTACCTGACCGGCTTCGAGATCGCCGTCACCGAGGGCCGTCCGTGGACGGTGATGTCGTCCTACAACCAGGTCAACGGCGAGCACACCGGCGAGTCCCGGCGGCTGCTCACCGACATTCTGCGCGAGGAGTGGGGCTTCGACGGCCTGGTGATGAGCGACTGGCTGGCGGTCGCCGACCGTCCGGCCGGAGTCGCCGCCGGAATGGAGCTGGAGATGCCCAGCAGCCACGGCGCCTGGGACGCCCGGGTGTCCGCCGCCCTGGACTCCGGCGCACTCAGTGAGGCTGCGCTGGACCGGGCCTGCGTCCGGGTGATCGAGCTGCTGCTCAGAGCGGCGGCCGGCCGCGGCGCTGGTGAGCTGTTCGAGCGCCTGGACAAGGACGCCCATCACCAGCTGGCCCGCCGGGCCGCGGCCGCGGGCACCGTGCTGCTCACCAACGACGGGCTGCTGCCGCTGGCTCCGTCGGGACGGGTGGCGCTGATCGGTGCCTTCGCCGAGCACCCCCGCTACCAGGGCGCCGGCAGCTCGCTGGTGCAACCTACCCAGCTGGACACCGTTCTGGACGCGCTGCGCGAGCGCCTGGGCGAGGCCGCCGAGCTCGACTACGTCCCCGGCTACGACCCCGAGACCGGCCAGACCAGCGCCGCCCAGTTGGCTCGGGCCGCGGCGTCCGCCGCGGCTGCCGACCAGGTGATTCTGCTGGTCGGGCTGCCGGCCGCCTATGAGTCCGAGGGCTTCGACCGGGACGACCTGCGGCTGCCGCAGGGCCAGGACGCGATCGTCCGGACGGTGCTGGCCGCCAACCCCCGCACGGCGGTGGTGGTGATCGCCGGCGCTCCGGTCGAGCTGGACTGGGCCGATCAGCCAGCCGCCCTCGTGTTCGGCTACCTGGGCGGTCAGGCCGCCGGCTCGGCGCTGGTGGACGTCCTGCTCGGCGATGTCGAACCCGGCGGACGGCTGGCCGAGAGCTTTCCGGTGGCGGTGGCTCAGCTGCCTGCCCAGGACAACTTCCGCTCCCACCCGACCCAGGTGCAGTACCGCGAGTGCCTGAACGTCGGCTATCGGTTCCACGACTCCTTCGGCATCGCGCCGCGGTTCTGCTTCGGCCACGGGCTGGGCTACACCAGCTTCGCGTACTCCGATCTGGAGGTCAGTGGGGTCGGCACCGAGTGGGAGGTGGCGTTCACGCTGACCAACACCGGGGAGCGGGCCGGAGCCGAGGTGGTCCAGCTGTACGTCCATGACGTCGAGGCCTGCGTGGCCCGTCCCGAGCAGGAGCTCAAGGCCTTCTCCAAGGTGTGGCTGGAGCCGGGGGAGAGCGTCCCGGTGCGGCTGAGCCTGGGCCGTCGTGCCTTCGCGGTCTACGACGTTCCGGCCGCCGACTGGCTGGTCGAGGCCGGCGAGTTCGAACTGCGGGTCGGTGCCTCCAGCCGGGACGTCCGGCTGCGTGCGACCATCCGGGTCGACTCACTGGATCGGGTCACTCCGGCGGTGATCCCGGCTGCAGCATTGGCCACCGGGAACGAGTTCACCGCGCTGTGCGGACGTCCGCTACCGGCCCCACGGCCGCTGCTGCCGCTGCACCTGGACTCGACCCTGGCCGAGCTGCAACTGCGTCCACTGGGCCGTCCGCTGTACCGACTGCTGCGAGTAGTGGCCGGTCAGGTGATTAGCCCCGAGGACGAAGGCAGCACCCCCGAGACCTTGGACCGCATGATCGGCCAGATGCCGCTGCGCGCACTGATCACCTACGCCGAGGGACGGCTGAGCCTGCCGGCTCTGCAGATGCTGATCCGGCTGCTGAACCTGGGCTGGCCCCAGCCGACTAGATGA
- a CDS encoding Gfo/Idh/MocA family protein: MDRIRIAMVGAGLAARLFSAAAEEVDEVEVAGIFSANPEHAAAFAAEHRLEAFASLEAIAADPTIQAVYVGTPNSTHYELALAMMAAGKHVLIEKPLATSAAEARELVQVATSRKVLLMEAYRAAFEPNIAVLRRACAQLGPVRRAVLIMDQYSSRFDAYKAGQVHAAFDPGRGGGSTMDLGFYPVSLAVHLFGESRTVTATGVLLPNGADAQGTILLGYDGFEVACLHSKVATMGIESQIAGERSVLTFDDCASPDSVRLHTAGSASSLSGRPPREIVELGRPRSGPLLVGELREFSRLVIAGELQSAVHPLANSVAVAVILDEARRQLAANSIPIRIR; encoded by the coding sequence ATGGATCGCATCCGGATCGCCATGGTCGGGGCTGGCTTGGCGGCCCGACTGTTCAGCGCGGCCGCCGAAGAGGTGGACGAGGTCGAGGTGGCCGGCATCTTCTCGGCCAACCCCGAGCACGCGGCAGCGTTCGCGGCCGAGCATCGGCTCGAAGCCTTCGCCAGCCTGGAGGCCATCGCCGCTGACCCCACCATCCAAGCGGTCTATGTCGGGACGCCGAACTCGACCCACTACGAGTTGGCGCTGGCCATGATGGCCGCAGGCAAGCACGTCCTGATCGAGAAGCCGCTGGCCACCTCTGCGGCCGAGGCCCGCGAGCTCGTCCAGGTCGCCACCAGCCGCAAGGTGTTGCTCATGGAGGCCTATCGGGCAGCTTTCGAACCCAACATCGCCGTCCTCCGACGCGCCTGTGCACAGCTTGGCCCGGTGCGCCGTGCGGTTCTCATCATGGATCAGTACTCCTCCCGCTTTGACGCGTACAAGGCCGGCCAGGTTCACGCCGCGTTCGATCCGGGACGGGGTGGCGGTTCCACCATGGACCTGGGCTTCTACCCGGTCTCGCTGGCCGTCCATCTCTTCGGTGAGTCGCGCACTGTGACAGCGACCGGGGTCCTGCTGCCCAACGGCGCTGATGCCCAGGGAACGATCCTGCTGGGCTACGACGGGTTCGAGGTGGCCTGCCTGCATTCGAAGGTGGCCACCATGGGCATTGAGTCGCAGATCGCGGGGGAGCGCTCGGTGCTGACCTTCGACGACTGCGCCAGCCCGGACAGCGTGCGGCTGCACACCGCTGGCTCGGCCTCCAGCCTGTCTGGTCGCCCGCCGCGGGAGATCGTGGAACTGGGCCGGCCGCGCAGTGGGCCGCTACTGGTCGGTGAACTGCGCGAGTTCTCCCGGCTGGTCATCGCCGGTGAGCTGCAGTCGGCCGTCCATCCTTTGGCGAACTCGGTTGCGGTAGCGGTGATCCTCGATGAAGCTCGTCGGCAACTCGCCGCGAACTCCATCCCGATCCGGATCCGGTAG
- a CDS encoding PRD domain-containing protein, whose amino-acid sequence MYIERILSNNAVIASVDGREVVALGPGIGYRHKKGTELPDQEVERIFRPTPAQPMEQLSAFLAELPPAYLDAALEICDAASAELSIPPSQATVIAIADHLNFAVQRLRDSIAIEYPLAWEIAQLYPAYAAVGRGALSVVRNRLGVELPEGESISFAMHFINAQAGSAPDGLPWTRQLTLVTQIFDVIDSSFNVRVDRDSMSASRFVTHLRYVFARIERHAQLGDTPDELLRSIADNFSAEMACAHRVAYLIRLGLGAAITGDEIAFVAIHVARLVGDLQAEPNSGN is encoded by the coding sequence ATGTACATCGAGCGGATCCTCAGCAATAACGCCGTCATCGCTTCGGTCGACGGACGTGAAGTGGTGGCGCTGGGTCCTGGTATCGGGTATCGCCACAAGAAGGGCACCGAGCTCCCGGACCAGGAGGTGGAGCGGATCTTCCGTCCCACCCCGGCCCAGCCGATGGAGCAGCTCAGCGCCTTCCTGGCCGAACTCCCGCCCGCCTACCTGGACGCCGCGCTGGAGATCTGCGATGCCGCCAGCGCAGAGTTGTCCATTCCTCCGAGTCAGGCGACGGTGATCGCCATTGCCGATCACCTGAACTTCGCGGTTCAGCGGCTGCGCGACTCGATTGCCATTGAGTATCCGCTGGCGTGGGAGATCGCCCAGCTCTACCCGGCCTATGCCGCGGTAGGGCGGGGCGCCCTCAGTGTGGTGAGGAACCGGCTGGGCGTCGAACTGCCCGAGGGCGAGTCGATCAGTTTCGCCATGCATTTCATCAACGCGCAGGCCGGAAGTGCTCCGGATGGCTTGCCGTGGACGCGTCAGCTCACCTTGGTCACCCAGATCTTCGACGTCATCGATTCGTCGTTCAATGTCCGGGTGGACCGGGACTCGATGAGTGCGTCCCGTTTCGTGACCCATCTGCGTTATGTGTTCGCCCGGATCGAGCGGCACGCGCAACTGGGCGATACTCCCGATGAGCTCCTGCGGTCCATCGCCGACAACTTCTCCGCGGAGATGGCCTGCGCGCACCGGGTCGCCTATCTGATCCGCCTGGGACTGGGCGCAGCTATCACTGGCGACGAGATCGCCTTTGTGGCGATTCATGTCGCCCGGCTGGTCGGAGATCTCCAGGCCGAGCCGAACAGCGGCAACTAG
- a CDS encoding glycoside hydrolase family 1 protein — translation MTARLEFPETFLWGGATAANQIEGAYDEGGKGLSTSDLARYRPDVVNGADNFTFEVTGAELDAADAGELEGIFAKRWGIDFYHRYREDIALFAEMGFTTFRMSIAWPRIYPTGLEDEPNEEGLAFYDRVFDELLAHGIQPVVTMSHYEMPLELTRRFNGWLSRECIAPFEKFARTVLTRYRDKVRYWLTFNELNMNLTSVYTGAGVLMDRTDRPVREVAYQATHHQFLASALAVKAAREILPAGAVIGAMINRIEVYPATPKPADVLQAMREDQTNFFYPDVAVRGRYPGYALRYFHDAGLNIEFAETDQQILADGTVDYIGISYYMSHLTEDRPGAQDETGLLVGALKNPHLTLTQWGWPVDPVGLRISLNRLWDRYQVPIFVVENGLGAEEAPGPDGIIHDQYRIDYLREHLIQIGEAIRDGVDVMGYTAWGPIDLISCGTSQMSKRYGFIHVDQDNYGQGTLRRSRKDSFGWYRDVIASRGASLAGD, via the coding sequence GTGGTCAACGGCGCCGACAACTTCACCTTCGAGGTCACCGGTGCCGAGCTGGACGCCGCTGACGCCGGTGAACTGGAGGGCATCTTCGCCAAGCGGTGGGGGATCGACTTCTACCACCGCTACCGCGAGGACATCGCCCTGTTCGCAGAGATGGGGTTCACCACCTTCCGGATGTCCATCGCCTGGCCCAGGATCTACCCCACTGGGCTGGAGGATGAGCCGAACGAAGAGGGCCTCGCGTTCTACGACCGGGTCTTCGACGAACTGCTGGCCCACGGCATCCAGCCAGTGGTGACCATGTCGCACTACGAGATGCCGCTGGAACTGACCCGACGCTTCAACGGTTGGCTGTCGCGGGAGTGCATTGCGCCGTTCGAGAAGTTCGCCCGGACGGTCCTGACCCGCTATCGGGACAAGGTGCGCTACTGGCTCACGTTCAATGAGTTGAATATGAACCTGACCAGCGTCTACACCGGCGCTGGCGTCCTGATGGACCGCACCGACCGCCCTGTTCGGGAGGTCGCCTACCAGGCCACCCATCACCAGTTCCTGGCCAGTGCATTGGCGGTCAAAGCGGCCCGGGAGATCCTCCCGGCCGGGGCCGTGATCGGGGCCATGATCAACCGGATCGAGGTGTATCCAGCCACGCCCAAGCCCGCGGACGTCTTGCAGGCCATGCGCGAGGATCAGACGAACTTCTTCTATCCCGATGTGGCCGTGCGTGGCCGCTACCCGGGCTATGCCCTGCGGTACTTCCACGACGCCGGCCTGAACATCGAGTTCGCCGAGACCGACCAGCAGATCCTCGCCGACGGCACCGTCGACTACATCGGGATCAGCTACTACATGTCGCACCTCACCGAGGACCGCCCGGGTGCACAGGACGAGACCGGTCTGCTGGTCGGAGCGCTGAAGAACCCACACCTCACACTCACTCAGTGGGGGTGGCCGGTTGATCCGGTCGGTCTACGGATTTCGTTGAACCGCCTGTGGGATCGTTATCAGGTGCCGATCTTCGTCGTCGAGAACGGCTTGGGGGCCGAGGAGGCCCCTGGCCCGGACGGGATCATCCACGACCAGTATCGGATCGACTACCTCCGCGAGCATCTGATCCAGATCGGCGAAGCGATCCGCGACGGGGTCGATGTCATGGGGTATACCGCTTGGGGTCCGATCGACCTGATCTCTTGCGGCACCTCCCAGATGTCCAAGCGGTACGGCTTCATCCATGTCGACCAGGACAACTACGGTCAGGGCACCCTGCGTCGGAGTCGCAAGGACTCCTTCGGCTGGTACCGGGACGTGATCGCCAGCCGCGGCGCGTCGCTGGCCGGCGACTAG